Part of the Thiohalophilus sp. genome is shown below.
CGTTCACTGCCATGTGGCTGTTGCCAGGGAGCACGCAGGATCCGCCAGCGCAGATCGTAACAGGCCTCGAACTGCGCCGGGGTTTGCGGCGTGACAATCTGCATGGGCGGCGTTGCTGTCAGGCGAATACCACCCAGGTGGTGGCGATATACTTGACGCCCTGTTCGAGCACGCAGGCGCGGTGCTCGTGAGTCCAGAAGGGCGGAAACAGAACCAGTTTACCGGTCTGCGGTTTGACCTTGATGTTCTGATACAAAAATTCGGTTTCGCCGCCGTGGCTGACGTCGTTCAGGTACCACAGCGCGACCAGCTGGCGCATGGCGAAGTCGTGGCTGCCGCCGTCGATGTGCCAGTGATAATACTCGCCGGGCTGGTAGCGTTGCAGGCCGTAACCGATATCCTTGAACGGCCCCTTGAAATAAGGGAAAGTCTCGCGAAACTCCAGCAGGGCGGTCTTGAGTGACTGGAACAGTGCCTGATCCACATCCTTCCAGTGTTCCTTGCCGCTGACCACCAGATCGGTGGTTTTTTTTACCCCGCTGTTCTCATCCACCGTCTGGCCAATACGGCCCGGGTATTGCTCCTCGGTATGCTGTTCGAAGCGTTCGATCATATCCCGACACAGTTCGGCCGACAGGGCATCGGGCTGTTCGAAAATAAAGCTGTTGGGCTGCAACTCGCGAATCGTCTTCAGCGGCGGCGGGGTGAACTCGGTCTGACTGGACATGCTAAAACCTGTGGCAAGTTAGGGTTCAGGATCATAACGCAGAGGCGCAATGTTATGTAAATGTTGAATTTTAAATTTTAAATTTTGAATTGAATGCGTGTCCACCATTCAACATTCAAAATTCAACATTCAAAATTATCTTTTCAGAGTCGGTTTTTTTCGATCAGATCCTGGATGGCTGCCACGTACTGGCGTTCGGGATCGGGCTCGATTTTGAGGATTTCCTCGGTCAGCTGCGACCAGTGTGCCTCGTTGCGATCGGCCAGTTCATCCAGCCGGGCACGATTGCCGGTCTCCTGCCAGTGACGGTAGGCGTCCATCAGCGATGGCGACAGGTGCTTGCGCATGTGGGTCAGGTTGCCGAAATAAAAATGCAACGACGGTTCGCTCTCCTTCTCCAGCAGAGCAGGCAGGGTGGTAATGGCGTCGGCCAGGTGGTCGCGCACCGCGCGCAGCATCAGCTCGGCTTTGGTGTAAGGCAGGGTGATTAGCAACTCTTCCCATTTTTTGCCGAGGCGTTCGCCGGCGCGGATCTCGCCGATTTCATGCAGCAGGATGGTCTCCAGCTCGTTATCCGTCATCGCCTCCAGCGCCTGGTCGACGTTGCCTTTGAAGTCGTAATAGCCCAGCGCCTTGCCCATGGCGTTGTCGGGCTGGTTCCAGTTCCAGCTTTCGAGCTTTTCCCAGAGCATGCGTTTGACGGATTCCCGGCGGATGTAGATATTGTTGCCCTGGGCCATGGCGGGCGGGGAGGTCAGATCCCGGGCCAGCTCCTTGTCGGCGACATACAGGGTATAGCCGTTATACGCATCATGACGCTTGAGCCGGGCGAGAAAAAAGTGGGGCTTGTTGTTGATGCCCAGGCCACCGCTGTAGACCAGTCCGTCGTCACGCAGGGCCGTGTTGATGGCGCCGGAGTCAAACGGATTGTATTCATTGTCGTCGATGCGCATGGGAGCAAATTCCTCGGTCTCCAGGCTCTCCCAGAGCGCCTCGCGCTCGCGCAGCCAGCGCCCGACCTGGCGGTTATCGAGGGAGGCCGAGAAACCTTCTCCGGCCTCCCAGCGGAAGAATTCGCGCATTTTCATCAGATAGATACAGAGGGTGTAATCACCGGCATGACTGGCATCGGCGATGTGGCAGTTGCGCTGTACAGTCTCTTGCAGATTTTGCATCTCGCGACTCATCGGTATCATTATTCCTCGCTGCCCAAACCGGAGTATAATCTTGTTTTTCCGGTAAGTAACTTAGTAAAATACTCTGGATTACAGGTTAGCATGTTGAGCATTCAGGTTCTACCCCTTAATAATCAACATATTAGCAACGTTTTTTAATGTGTATTCGCGCCTCCTGTCCGGGACCGCGCACCCTGGCGCGCATGCCGCGCCCTGATAATTGATATGTGAGGCTAAAATGGTACGTTTAAAGACCCGCTGGCATAACAAGGAGGTCAGCCACAGTTTTGATCAGATCGCCGGCGCACTGGCCTACAACCTCTGGAAAATCGCTATGAACGGCGTCCTGAACCTGGAGAAGGCCGATTTCGAGACCAACAGTCTCAAGCACCGCATGGAAATCATCGCCGAATACCTCGCCTTCAGCGTTCATCTGGCCGATCGCATGACCTACGAGCAGTTCGACGCAAACGAGCGCCAGGCCTTCATGACCGAGCTGGTGGGCAAGTGCGCCAAGCATTATGAGGACAATATGCGCGATGTGATGGGCGGGGGCGATTACCGCCAGGCGTTCATCGAACTGGTCAACCACCGCATGGCCGAGTATGCCGAATGCGACTGGTCAGCCGAAAACGGCCCGAGTTTCGGGATGAAACGGATCTTCGGGGAGTTCGTCAAGGACGTACTCAATGACAAGGACAAGGAGTGGATCGGCCAGCAGATCATCGACGCCGAGGCCCCGGAGATCGTCCAACAGCTGCGCCGGGCGATGCCGAATCTATTTACATAACAAGTAGTTATGGCTTGTATTTAAAGCGTTTTACCGCAGAGGAGATAACTAACAATGTTGAATTCTGAATGTTGAATTTTGAATTATCCGGAATTCCGCAATTTAAAATTCAACATTAACCATTCAAAATTATACCTTCCCCTTTGCGTTGAATAGTTATGAAAAGCCGGGCACAAAAAAGCGGGCCGTAGCCCGCTTTTTTGTTCAACTTGCCGCGGTCAGTGGTTTATTTTTTCCACTTGGCGAAGTTGTCGGTGTTCTTGGCCTTGCCGTCTTCGTAGCCGGCGCTGTAGGCCTCGGTGACACGCTGTTCTTCCCGCCCGGGGTTGTTCAGAAAGCCACCTTGCCAACCCTGGATGTATTCAGGATCAACACCTTCTTTTTCCATCTTGGTCACAGCGTCGTAGTAGTCTTGGTTCATGAGAGTCTCCTCTATGTTCAGCAGATTATCGCAAGGTCATTAGTATTAGTATCAGCAGGTTTCCGCCCACGGCGCATCAAGCGTCGGGCCGGACCGAAATTCAGTCAGTGGCATTTCTGTTGCCGCACAGCGCCAACCCGCCGGGTGGGCCGTACAATGGCCGCGAAATATACCAGAGTCTGGCGCGTAAATCCTGTTTTTCCGCCGTGGTTTCTCGCCCGGTCAGCGGCACGGACTGGCAGCTGCCCCCGGACAAACCCCGGCGTGACAGTAGTGTACAAAAACCCTGAATTATCACGTATATCCCGATAGAGGGAGGCCATCGTATTCAAAGGGAATAATAACCGAGTCCGTGACTAGGTTAAGTAAATCAGGATATACTAGCGCGTTCAAGCGATAAACCCGCAGCGGGAGCCCGATTATGTCAGAACAAAGCAGCACTGAAGAAGTGGAATTTTCCAGCGCCATGTCCGCCTTCGAGGCCAAGCATTTTTCGCGCGCCATGCCCATGTTGATGCCGTTCGCCGAAAAAGGCGATCCGGAAGCCCAGCACCGGGTGGCGATCATGTACCAGAACGGCCTGGGCGTGGTGCGTAGCGACGAACAGGCGCTCAAATGGATGCGCGCCGCCGCCGACCAGGGCCACGCCCTGGCCCAGCACGGCATGGGTTTCATGTATCTTGAAGGCGAGTGCGTTGACAAGGACGAAACCCGGGCTGTGGAATGGTTCCGCAAGGCCGCCGAACAGGGCCTGGCCGGCTCCATGACCACCCTGGCGATGATGTACGAAGAGGGCAAGGGCGTCCCGCAGGACGCCGAAGAAGCCCGGAAATGGTATGCCAAGGCCGGCTTTTGAAGATCAATGTTGAATGATGAATGTTGAATTTTAAATTGGGTTATTCAGCATCAATTCAAAATTTAACATTCAAAATTCAACATTCTTTTTCGTTCTCTGCGCCTCCGCGCGACGTACAGGGATGTACTAGTACCCAAAACACTCGCTACGCTCATGGGGCAGGCTCTGTCGCGGGAGTCATGGATGACGAGAGCGACCCTTTGCGTTATTTACAGTTAATTTGAAAAAGTGGAAATTTAGTTTATGCGTCCAGCCCATTTGGTATCCGTACTCGACAAGGAATTTCTCAGTGCCCGCGAGGGCCAGCATACGCCGGTGATGATCTGGGGGCCGCCCGGGGTGGGCAAGTCGCAGATCATTGGCGATATCGCCGAGCGGCATCAGGTGCCGCTGATCGATATTCGTCTGTCGCAGATGGAGCCCAGTGATCTGCGCGGGATTCCGTTTCGCAAGGCGGAGCTGGTGGAGTGGGCGGTGCCGGCGATTCTGCCGGATGCGCAACGCCACGGCCCCGAAGGCATCCTGTTTCTGGATGAGATCACCTCGGCCACGCCGAGTGTCTCGGCGGCGGCCTATCAGCTGATCCTGGATCGGCGTCTGGGCGAGTACGAGATTCCCGACGGCTGGGCCATTTTCGCCGCCGGCAACCGCCAGGGCGATCGGGGTGTGACCTATACCATGCCGGCACCGCTGGCCAACCGCTTCTCGCATTTCGAGTTCGAGGTCAACCTGGACGACTGGGTGGCCTGGGCCTATCAACACGGGGTCGACGAGCGCATCATCGCCTTTGTGCGGTTTCGTCCCGAACTGTTGTTTGAATTCGATCCGGCGCACAATCCCATGGCGTTTCCCTCGCCGCGTTCCTGGGAGTTTGCCAGCCGCGCGCTGCACAAATTTGAACATCAGCATGATATTCGTCTCGGTACTCTGCAGGCCTGTGTGGGGCCGGCGGCCGGTATCGAGTTGAATGCCTTTATCAACAATCTGGATCAACTGCCGGATATCGATGCCATCGTGCGTGGCGAGCCGGTGTCGGCGCCCAAAGAGATCGATCTGCAGTACGCGGTGGCGGCGTCCCTGGTCGGTCGTGCCATCAAGGCGCGGGACAGCGAGGATTCCATGCAGGTGCACGGCAACATCATCGAATTTGCCAACGCCTTCCCACAGAAGGAGATGGGCGTGATGCTGGTCTCCGATATGCACCGGGCCATTGGACAGGCTATTTTTAACGTGCCGCAGTTTACCAAATGGTCGAATGCCGTGGCCGACGTCATGCTCTACAACTGAACCGGGACGGGTCGTCGAAGGTTATGAGCGAGCAGGATCTGGAAACCAAGCTGGCCGCCGCGCGCACCAAACTGATTATCGACAAACCATTTCTGGGTGCGTTGGTGTTGCGCCTGCCGATGGTCAAGGGCGACCCGGGCTGGTGCAAGACCACCGCCACCGATGCGCGCAAGTTCTACTACAACGCCGAATACATCAACGATCTGAGTCTGGCCCAGACCCAGTTTGTGCTCGCCCATGAGGCGTTGCACTGTGCCCTGTCCCATTTCGTCCGCCGTCAACACCGGGTGCGCCATCGCTGGGATCTGGCCTGCGATTTCGCGATTAACCCGTTACTGATCAAGGACGGCCTGACGCCGCCGCCCAACGCCCTGTACCAGCCGATGTTCGACGGCATGACCGCCGAAGAGATCTATCCCATGCTGGACGATTTCGAGAACGAGACGCCGCAGGATCAGCACGTCTACGACGAATCGGACAGCGAGGGCGAGAATCCGCAGGGCGACAGGGAACCACCGACCGAGACACCACCGCCCAAAGACACGCCCGGCGACCGGCAGAACGACGAACCGGAGCAGGACCCGCCGCAAAACCGGGGCAGTGGCGGCGATCAATCGGCGGACAATGAACAGTCCGGCGGGGGGCAGTCACAGGACAAAGATCCCGCCGAGGGCGAAGGCCAGAGCCCCGAGCTCGAGGAAACCGAGGATCAGGGGGCGCCGCAGCCCCCGCCGCTGTCGCACAGCGAGAAAGAGGCGCTGAACGTGCAATGGAAACAGCGCCTGGCCGGTGCGGCCCAGTCGGCCATGCAGGCCGGCAAGCTGGGCGACGATATGGCGCGGCTGGTGGATTTTCTGCTGCAGCCGGAGCTGCCCTGGCGCTCGCTGCTGGCGCGCTACATGAGCTCGGTGGCGCGCGACGATTACAGCTATACCCGCCCCAATCCCCGGCGCGGCGATCCGGCGGTGTATCCGAGCCTGCGCAGTCAGCAGGTGGATATCGTGGTGGCGATCGACACCAGCGGCTCTGTCTCCGATGGCGAGATACAGGCGTTCATCTCGGAGATCGATGCCATCAAGGGGCAGATGCGTGCGCGCATCACGCTGGTGGCCTGTGACTCCGAGCTGGCCGAGGAGGGCCCCTGGGTCTATGAGCCGTGGGATGAGTTCAGCAAACCGGTGTCGATCACCGGTGGGGGCGGGACCTCGTTTGTGCCGGTGTTCGAGTGGGCCCGGCGTCAGGATCGCTACCCGGAACTACTGATCTATTTCACCGATGCCCAGGGCGCGTTTCCCAAATACGAACCGGACTTTCCGGTGCTCTGGCTGGTCAAGGGCAAGGCGCCGGTGCCCTGGGGCCAGCGTATCCAGCTGAACTGATACAATAGGCTCATGGAACTCTCCAACGAAGACGCGCTGCGCCTGAATGTGCTGTTGAATCAGGAGCTGCAGGCGATCCGCATCGATGAATCGAAAATGATTGTCTACGGCCTGTCGGACAAGGGTGAGGCGACGGTCTCGCTCAATCCCAATTGCCGGGACGAGCAATATCTCAAGCAGGTCAAGGAGCTCATCTCCACTCAGGTGCTGGGGTCGCCGGGCGGCTACCCGGTGTTCCTGCGCCGCTGGACCCGGATGGGTCAGACCAAGGACAAGAGCCTGGCCAAGCTGCTGCAACTGGGCGAGTCTGAGGCGGTGGTGGCCGTGGTCCATGCCGAAGGGCTGACCGACGATCTGGCCCGGCGCGCCTGGTGGGCCATGCCCAGTTCGGAAAATGCCCGCTGCATGCTGCGCCGCGAGGCGGTGGTGCAGGGCGAGATGGGGCCGGTGCTGGCCGATTTCCTGCTCGAATTTCTGCCCTTCGAGGAAGAGCCCCGCGACATCGTCGAGTCGGTGCGCCTGGTGCTGCAGCCGGGACTGATCGACGAGGCGACCCGGGCCGATCTGTGGAGCAAGGGGCAGCGCAAGAACGCCTATCTGGTCGGGTTTCTCAAGACGCTGCCGGATGCACTGCCCGAGCCGGCGACGCCGCATCCAGAATTCGAGACGCTGCAACCGGCGCTCGATGCCCTGATCGAGCAGGGCAATCCGGCGGCGCGGCAACTGCGGCGCACACTGGATGCGCCTGGCCAGGCCTTTCTCAAGACCGCCACCCAGGTGATGAAAAAGCCGGCCAACCAGGACGTGGTGGTGGCCCTGCTGGAGGCGATTGAAGATTACTTTGCCGAACTGCATCCCGGCTGCGCGCCGTGTCGCGAGGTGGCGACGATTCTGGAGACCGCCCGTCGCTGTTGCGCCGATCCGCAACAGCTGCCGGCGCCGGCCCGTGAGGTGATCGAACAGCTCCCCCGGAGCCGGGATCTGGCCGAGTCGGCGCTGGTGCTGGCGCAAATGGGGGTGCCGGTGATTAACCCCATCTTTGCCGTGACCGATTCGGTGGGATCGGTCATGCGGCGCAAGATCGAACCGGTCAGCAGCCCATTTTTTGAACATGCCGGCCGTCTTCTGGGTCAGTCCTGAACCGATGGGACTGACGTTCTCCCGCGTAGCGCTTTCGCTGGTGGTCAAGGTTCCCCTGGAGGAGCTGGAACAGCACATGGTCGCCAACCCGGCGGTGGTCGGCGAGGAGCTGGCGCGCGAGGTGGCGCGCTACGCCCGGCAGCATAAGCTGGGATATTACCCGGCACTGGATTATTTTCTCGAGCACGGCGGTGTGGACCCGGATCTGCTCAATGCACTGGAGAGCATGACCTGGCTGGTCACCGGCCTGGTGCGCGAAGAGATCAAGACCCGTCTGCGGCCGGTGTTTTCCACTATCCGGTTTGAGTCCATTCAGGCACTGGCCTATACCATGCCCACCGTGCGCCCCGGTCAGAACAATGCCCTGTTGCGACTGGGCGAGCATTTCACCCCGGATCAGGTCAAGCTGACCCTGATCGCCACGTCGATCCGCCATCGGGATACCCCCGAGACCGCGATCAAGATGGCCGAGCGCATGACCTGGCGCTGGCTGCATGAACACTTCGAGGCGATCGATATTACCAACATTCGTTATCTGCCACCGGAGGGGGACGATACGCACGCATGATTCGGGTTCAAATGTACTGCACTAAAGCCTGTCCCTATTGTCAGCGCGCCGAACAACTGTTGCGCAAACGCAAGATTCGTTTTGAGAAGATCCGCGTGGACCTGGCCAAAGGCAAGTTACGCGAGATGCTCAAACGCAGCAAACGGGAGACGGTACCGCAGATATTTATCGGCGATCGCCATATCGGCGGGTATGACGAACTGCGCAAACTGGATAAAAACGGTAAATTATTAAAGTTGTTACAATCCGGTTCTCGTGTTTGATCCTGAACTGTCGTTTGGCATGATTCGATGGTAATGTTTATCCAGAACCTTTTATGGATAAACAGATAGTGATAACAGGGGATTTATATGGCCGCCTCAATGGAATCCGCCGCGTCGCAAACGCACAGCCAGGAATTGCGCTCGGCTTATCAACGGGTTCGCAAGGCCAGTGAGCTGATTTGCGAGCCGTTGATGATCGAGGATTACGGCGTGCAGACCATGCCCGACGTCAGCCCGCCCAAATGGCATCTGGCGCACCTCAGCTGGTTTTTCGAGACCTTTGTGCTCAAGCCGTTTGTTGACGATTACCCGGAGTTTCATCCCGATTACGTGCGCCTGTTCAACTCCTATTACGAACAGGTCAGCGTCTATCATCCCCGTCCGCAGCGCGGCCTGTTATCGCGTCCGACCGTCGATGAGATCTACGCCTATCGCGCGCATGTCGACGCGGCGATGCTGCAGCTGATCGATTCGGGCCGCGCCGAAGCCGACGCACAAATCCAGGAACGTCTGGTCACCGGTCTGCATCACGAACAGCAACATCAGGAGCTGTTGCTGACCGATATCAAACATATCCTCGGCATGAACCCCCTGCGACCCGCCTACCGGGAATGTGAGCTGCCACAGGGTATGGCACAACCGCTCGAGTTCATCCGCTTTACCGGCGGGCTGAAAAAACTCGGTGCCGAACAGGACGGTTTCGCGTTTGATAACGAGCGGCCCCGGCACGATATCTGGCAGCCGCCGTTTCGGATTGCCTCGCGCCCGATCACCAACGGCGAGTACATCGACTTCATCGAGGACGGCGGTTATCTGCGCCCCGAGCTATGGCTGGCCGACGGCTGGGCCGCGATCAAGGCCGGACAATTTCATGCCCCGCTGTACTGGGAGAACCGCGACGGTGTGTGGTGGCACTATACCCTGGGCGGCATGCAGCCGATCGATCCCCACGCACCGGTGGCGCATGTCAATTACTTTGAAGCCGACGCCTATGCCGGCTGGGCCGGCAAGCGCCTGCCGACCGAGGCGGAGTGGGAGACCGCGGCGGAAAACCGGCCCATTGAAGGCAATCTGCGCAGCAGCGGTTATCTGCAACCGCTCGCCCCGGACACGACCGCAACAGGCCTGAGCCAGATATACGGCGACGTCTGGGAATGGACGCAAAGCGCCTACGGGCCTTATCCCAAATACCAACCAGCCGAGGGCGCGCTGGGTGAATACAACGGCAAGTTTATGTGTGGCCAGTATGTGCTCAAAGGCGGCTCCTGCGTCACGCCGGCCGATCATATCCGCCGCACCTATCGCAACTTTTTCTATCCCGCCGATCAATGGCAGTTCAGCGGATTTCGCCTGGCGGAGGATATCTGATGTCGGGCCTGCCGAAAACGCGTATTCAATTTTATGATGAACATCCGCTTATGGCCGATTTTTTCGGTGAAGTGCTGAGCGGGTTGCAACATCAACCACGACAAATTCCGCCAAAATTCTTTTATGACGAACGGGGCTCGGAACTGTTCGATGCCATTTGCCGAACCGAAGAGTATTATCCGACCCGCACCGAACAACAGTTGCTGCGAACCCATGCCGCCGAGATTGCCGATCTGATCGGCAAGCAGTGTCTGTTGATTGAACCGGGCAGCGGTAACAGCGAGAAGGTCAGGTTACTGCTGGATAAATTGCAACCCGCTGCCTATCTACCGATGGATATTTCCGGGGATTTTCTCTTTCAGGCCGCCGAGCAGGTGGCGAATGACTATCCCTGGCTGGCGGTGCATGCCGCCTGTGTTGACTTCACCGTGCCATTGAATTTGCCCTGGTGTCCAGCCAACCGCCGACGATTGATTTTCTTTCCGGGTTCCAGTATCGGCAACTTCGATCCCGGGCAGGCGGAAGAATTCTTGCGCAACCTGCATGGCGTGGCCGGTGATCAAGGGAGTTTGTTGATTGGTGTGGATCTGAAAAAAGATCCGTCGATCCTCAATGCCGCCTATAACGACAGCGATGGTGTGACCGCGGCATTTAATCTGAATTTATTGCACCGCATACAACGGGAACTCGATGCTGAACTCGATCCGGCTTTGTTCAGGCATCATGCTTTTTATAATGAACATCAGGGCAGAGTAGAAATGCATCTGGTCAGCCAGCAGGCACAGACGCTGAAAA
Proteins encoded:
- a CDS encoding 2OG-Fe(II) oxygenase, giving the protein MSSQTEFTPPPLKTIRELQPNSFIFEQPDALSAELCRDMIERFEQHTEEQYPGRIGQTVDENSGVKKTTDLVVSGKEHWKDVDQALFQSLKTALLEFRETFPYFKGPFKDIGYGLQRYQPGEYYHWHIDGGSHDFAMRQLVALWYLNDVSHGGETEFLYQNIKVKPQTGKLVLFPPFWTHEHRACVLEQGVKYIATTWVVFA
- a CDS encoding Alvin_2107 family globule sulfur oxidation protein, with the protein product MNQDYYDAVTKMEKEGVDPEYIQGWQGGFLNNPGREEQRVTEAYSAGYEDGKAKNTDNFAKWKK
- a CDS encoding AAA family ATPase produces the protein MRPAHLVSVLDKEFLSAREGQHTPVMIWGPPGVGKSQIIGDIAERHQVPLIDIRLSQMEPSDLRGIPFRKAELVEWAVPAILPDAQRHGPEGILFLDEITSATPSVSAAAYQLILDRRLGEYEIPDGWAIFAAGNRQGDRGVTYTMPAPLANRFSHFEFEVNLDDWVAWAYQHGVDERIIAFVRFRPELLFEFDPAHNPMAFPSPRSWEFASRALHKFEHQHDIRLGTLQACVGPAAGIELNAFINNLDQLPDIDAIVRGEPVSAPKEIDLQYAVAASLVGRAIKARDSEDSMQVHGNIIEFANAFPQKEMGVMLVSDMHRAIGQAIFNVPQFTKWSNAVADVMLYN
- the grxC gene encoding glutaredoxin 3 produces the protein MYCTKACPYCQRAEQLLRKRKIRFEKIRVDLAKGKLREMLKRSKRETVPQIFIGDRHIGGYDELRKLDKNGKLLKLLQSGSRV
- a CDS encoding tetratricopeptide repeat protein, with the translated sequence MSEQSSTEEVEFSSAMSAFEAKHFSRAMPMLMPFAEKGDPEAQHRVAIMYQNGLGVVRSDEQALKWMRAAADQGHALAQHGMGFMYLEGECVDKDETRAVEWFRKAAEQGLAGSMTTLAMMYEEGKGVPQDAEEARKWYAKAGF
- a CDS encoding DUF2201 family putative metallopeptidase, with amino-acid sequence MSEQDLETKLAAARTKLIIDKPFLGALVLRLPMVKGDPGWCKTTATDARKFYYNAEYINDLSLAQTQFVLAHEALHCALSHFVRRQHRVRHRWDLACDFAINPLLIKDGLTPPPNALYQPMFDGMTAEEIYPMLDDFENETPQDQHVYDESDSEGENPQGDREPPTETPPPKDTPGDRQNDEPEQDPPQNRGSGGDQSADNEQSGGGQSQDKDPAEGEGQSPELEETEDQGAPQPPPLSHSEKEALNVQWKQRLAGAAQSAMQAGKLGDDMARLVDFLLQPELPWRSLLARYMSSVARDDYSYTRPNPRRGDPAVYPSLRSQQVDIVVAIDTSGSVSDGEIQAFISEIDAIKGQMRARITLVACDSELAEEGPWVYEPWDEFSKPVSITGGGGTSFVPVFEWARRQDRYPELLIYFTDAQGAFPKYEPDFPVLWLVKGKAPVPWGQRIQLN
- the egtD gene encoding L-histidine N(alpha)-methyltransferase, whose protein sequence is MSGLPKTRIQFYDEHPLMADFFGEVLSGLQHQPRQIPPKFFYDERGSELFDAICRTEEYYPTRTEQQLLRTHAAEIADLIGKQCLLIEPGSGNSEKVRLLLDKLQPAAYLPMDISGDFLFQAAEQVANDYPWLAVHAACVDFTVPLNLPWCPANRRRLIFFPGSSIGNFDPGQAEEFLRNLHGVAGDQGSLLIGVDLKKDPSILNAAYNDSDGVTAAFNLNLLHRIQRELDAELDPALFRHHAFYNEHQGRVEMHLVSQQAQTLKIGEQRFHFDKGESIHTESSYKYTVEEFVELAGRAGFTSRQVWTDPDNLFSLHYFDVGD
- a CDS encoding Sfum_1244 family protein gives rise to the protein MQNLQETVQRNCHIADASHAGDYTLCIYLMKMREFFRWEAGEGFSASLDNRQVGRWLREREALWESLETEEFAPMRIDDNEYNPFDSGAINTALRDDGLVYSGGLGINNKPHFFLARLKRHDAYNGYTLYVADKELARDLTSPPAMAQGNNIYIRRESVKRMLWEKLESWNWNQPDNAMGKALGYYDFKGNVDQALEAMTDNELETILLHEIGEIRAGERLGKKWEELLITLPYTKAELMLRAVRDHLADAITTLPALLEKESEPSLHFYFGNLTHMRKHLSPSLMDAYRHWQETGNRARLDELADRNEAHWSQLTEEILKIEPDPERQYVAAIQDLIEKNRL
- the egtB gene encoding ergothioneine biosynthesis protein EgtB; amino-acid sequence: MAASMESAASQTHSQELRSAYQRVRKASELICEPLMIEDYGVQTMPDVSPPKWHLAHLSWFFETFVLKPFVDDYPEFHPDYVRLFNSYYEQVSVYHPRPQRGLLSRPTVDEIYAYRAHVDAAMLQLIDSGRAEADAQIQERLVTGLHHEQQHQELLLTDIKHILGMNPLRPAYRECELPQGMAQPLEFIRFTGGLKKLGAEQDGFAFDNERPRHDIWQPPFRIASRPITNGEYIDFIEDGGYLRPELWLADGWAAIKAGQFHAPLYWENRDGVWWHYTLGGMQPIDPHAPVAHVNYFEADAYAGWAGKRLPTEAEWETAAENRPIEGNLRSSGYLQPLAPDTTATGLSQIYGDVWEWTQSAYGPYPKYQPAEGALGEYNGKFMCGQYVLKGGSCVTPADHIRRTYRNFFYPADQWQFSGFRLAEDI